CGCTCATGTCCGCGCGCGTGTGGAAGATGGTCACCTTGTTCCGCGTCGAGGTGTGGAAGTCGACGCCGAACTCGCAGTTCGAGACGAAGCGGTCGTAGATGACCTTCGCGATTCGCTGCGCCTCGTTCCCCCGGTCGGACCCGGGGAACGACCGGTTCAGGTCGCGGTCGTAGATGGGAAGATAGCGCATGTGCGCGCGGTAGCCCGGCACGTTGACGACGTGGAGGCAGACGATGGTGCCCGCCAAGTCCTGCGGGTCGTATCTGTCGGCCACCTCTTGGACGACCTTCACGCCGTTGACCTCGTCGCCGTGCATCGCCGCGCTAACGAACGCGCGCGGACCGGCCCGCGACCCGTTGATGACGGTCACCGGGAGTTCTATCGCGTCGCCGAGGTAGGACTCGCCCACCTCGTACAGCACGTGTCGCTTCTCGCCGGGGCGGACCTCGGCGTCGTATCGGAACGGTTCGGGGGGTCGGTCTGACGACATCGTGACTCACCGAGCGGAGAGTACGACGGGCGCGGAGAAAACAGTTGACAGCGTGATAGTTCCGTGACTGACCGACGAATCGGAGTGTCACGGTCGGACGCGACGTGCACCGCTCGGACGGTGGCGGGAACCGATGCGCGAAGAACCGAAGAGAGAGGAGCGCGGAGACGAGAGAGCGAAGGCCTACCGCAGACGGGCGGAGATGAGTTCTTCGAGGTCCTCTCGGAACTCGTCGACCGCGATTTCGTCGAGGACGGGCACGAAGAAGCCCTCCACGAGCATGTTGCGCGCGGTTCGCTCCGGCACCGACCGCGAGGTCATGTAGAACAGGTCCTCCTTGTCGACCTGTCCGACCGTCGCGGAGTGGGAGGCCTCGGTGTCGTGGTTGTGGATGATGAGCTTCGGCGACGCGTCCGCCTCGGACTCGTCGGAGAGCATCAGCGTGTTCTCCCGCTGGTACGAGGAGGTGTTCCACGCGTCGCGGCCGACGTCCTGAACTCCCTCGTACACCGAGCGCGCCTCGTCGTCGAGGACGCCGCGGGTCACGAGGTCGGCGGTCGTGTTCTCCGCCTGGTGCCAGACGCGGGCGTTGAGGTCGAGGTGCTGGTCCTCGTGGCCGAAGAACGCGCCGACGATCTGCGTCTCCGAGGAGTCGCCGTTGAGTTCGGTCTCGACGTCAGAGCGCGTGAGCCGAGAACCCATGTTGCCCTCGATCCAGTTGATGGTACCGTACACGTCGGCGTCGCCGCGCTTGAGCGTGTAGTGGTACGTGTCGTCGTCGAGGTTCTGCAGCGAGCCGTACTGGACGTAGGAGTTCTCGCCCGTCGCTATCTCGACGAGGTTCGAGAAGTACCGGTCGCCCTCGGTACTCCCACCGCTCTCGATTCGCTCCAGAATCGTCACGGAGGAGGAGTCCTCGGTGACGACCAGGGTGTGGCTGAACAGCGACTTCGAGTTCATCTCCGCGCGGACCTTCACGTCCTTGGCGTCGACGCCCTCGGGGACGTAGATGAACGTGCCGGTCGTGAACAGCGCCGTCGACAGCGCCGTCAGGTAGTTCGACTCGGGGGCGACCGTCTGCCCGAAGTTCTCCTCCAGGACGTCGCCGAACTCGTCGAACGCCTCGGTGAACGGGAGGACGTGGACGCCCTCGTCGGTGACGCGTTCGGTCTCGTCGGACTGGTTCAGCGGGTCGACGAGGTCCTCGAAGTCGAGCGCTTCGAGGTTCGTCCAGCGGCGACCGGGCGTCTGGATGACGTCCGGCAGGTCGACCGTCTCGAGCGCCTCCAGGGCGTTCAGACGGGTCTCGAGGAGCCACTCGGGTTCGTCTCGCCCCTCGGATATCTCTCTGACCGTCTCCTCGGAGAGGCTGGCTGGTAGCTGCGCGCTCATGTTATCCGAGGCTACCCTCCATCTCCAGTTCGACGAGGCGGTTGAGTTCGACCGCGTACTCGATGGGCAGTTCCTCCGTGATGGGCTCGATGAAGCCCGAGACGATCATCTGCTTGGCGTCGTCGTCGTCCAGTCCGCGCGACTGGAGGTAGAAGATGTCCTCGTCGCCGATTTTACCGACGGTCGCCTCGTGGGCCACGTCGACGGTGGACTCGTTGATCTCCATGTACGGCATCGTGTCCGAGGTGGACTCGTTGTCGAACATCAGCGCGTCGCACTCCACGGCCGTCGAGGAGTTCTCGGCGCCCTCGGAGATGTGGACGAGGCCGCGGTAGTTCGTGCGGCCGCCGTCCTTCGAGATGGACTTGGACTCGATGGTCGACTTCGTGTCCGGCGCGTTGTGGTACACCTTCGCGCCGGTGTCGATGTTCTGTCCCTCGCCCGCGAAGGCGATGGTGATGTGGTTGTCGGAGGCGCCGCGACCCTTCAGGATGGTCGCGGGGTACAGCATCGTTGCCTTCGAGCCCATGGAGCCCGAAATCCACTCCATGCGGCCGTTCTTCTCGACGATGGCGCGCTTGGTGTTGAGGTTGTACGTGTTCTTCGACCAGTTCTGCACGGTCGAGTACTGGACGTGGGCGTCCTCGCCGACGAACACCTCGACGCCGCCGGAGTGGAGGTTGAACGCCGAGTACTTCGGCGCCGAGCAGCCCTCGATGTAGTGGACTTCGGAGCCCTCCTCGGCGACGATGAGCGTGTGCTCGAACTGGCCCATTCCTTCCGAGTTCATGCGGAAGTACGCCTGCACGGGCATGTCGACCGTCGTGTCCTCGGGGACGTAGACGAACGACCCGCCCGACCAGATGGCGCCGTGGAGCGCGGCGAACTTGTTGTCGCTCGGGGGAACGCACTTCGTCATGAAGTACTCCTTGACGATGTCTTCGTGCTCCTGGACCGCCTGGTCCATGTTCATGAAGACGACGCCCTTCTCCTGCCAGCGCTCCTGCATGTTCTGGTAGACGACCTCGGACTCGTACTGGGCGCCGACGCCCGAGAGCGCGTTCTTCTCGGCCTCGGGGATGCCCAGTTTGTCGAAGGTGTCCTTGATGTCGTCCGGCAGGTCCGTCCAGTCGTCGACGCTCCCGCGCGTCTCCACGTCGGGGCGGATGTACGGGACGATTTCGTTGACGTCGACCTCCGAGAGGTCGGGCTGGCCGGGCCAGTCGGTCGGCATCGGCATCTCTTGGAACTGCTTCAGCGCGCGGAGGCGCCGCTGCAGCATCCACTCGGGCTCGTCTTTGTCCTCGGAGATGACGCGGACCGTCTCCTCGGTCAGGCCCTTCTCCGTCTGGAACGACGAGTTCTGCTCCTTCTTGAACTCGAAGCGAGCTTCCGTGTCGGTTTCTTTGAGGTGGTCTTGATCTGAACTCATGTTAGTGTCTAGTTTGTGTTGCGGGCTCGATGCGTATTAGGCTGTCCCGTACACGTCCTCGCGAACCCAGTCGTATCCTTCGTCCTCTAGCTGCTCTGCGAGCGATGCGTCGCCGCTCTTGGCGATTTCGCCGTCGAGCATGATGTGGACGTGGTCGGGTTCGACGTATTCGAGGATACGCTGGTAGTGGGTGATCTGGAGGATACCCGTGCCCTGCTCGTCGCGGAGGGCGTTGATACCGTTCGAGACGTCCTGCAGGCGGTCGATGTCCAGCCCGGAGTCGATCTCGTCGAGCACCGCGATGGACGGTTCGAGGATGGCGGCCTGCAGCACCTCGTTCTGCTTTTTCTCCCCGCCGGAGAAGCCGGCGTTGAGGTAGCGCTGGGCGAACTTCTCGTCCATGTCCAGAAGCTCCATCTTCTCCTTCAGGAGCTGCTGGAACTCCGCGACGCCGATCTCGCCCTCGTCGGCGGGCCCCTCCATGGGGGAGGTCTCGTAGCCGGACTCCTCGTCGTCGGCCTCGGCTTCCTCGTCCTCGTCGCCCTCGAACAGCTCCTCGCGCTCTTCGAGCTTGGCGTTCAGCGCCGTGCGGAGGAAGTTCGTCATCGTGACGCCCTCGATTTCCGCGGGGTACTGGAAGCCGAGGAAGATGCCGAGCGCCGCGCGCTCGTTCGGCTCCAGGTCGAGGAGGTTCCACGTGCGCTTGTCCTCGGGAATCTCGAGTTCGTCGCCGAACTCGTCCTCCTCCAGGTGGAGGAGGATCTCACCGTCGGTCACCTCGTACGCCGGGTGTCCCGCGATGACCTTCGAGGTGGTCGACTTCCCGGAGCCGTTCGGGCCCATCAGCGCGTGGATCTCGCCCGATTTGACTTCCAAGTCGACGCCACGAAGAATCTTTTCACCGCCCTCCTCCGCGACCTGCGCGTGGAGGTTCTTGATTTCGAGTGTAGCCATTGTTGTCTCGTCGCCTCGTACCAGAACGGAGGGTAGTGCGACGCATAATGGTTACGCATTCGCCACCGCTCGCTTAACGCGAGAGAAAATTTATTTGTTTTTCAGAAAGGGTGTGTTTGGACTGCGCCGCGAGTCCGACGGCGGGTCGAGACGGGATTTCCCGCCGTCTCGCCGCGTCTACGTCGCGTGCGCCGCGTTCACATGAAGCTGCCGAGCCCGGTCTGCTGCTGGCCGGACTTCACCTCGTCCCACGACATGCCGAGGGCCTCGATGATGCGGGCGATGGGTCCTTCCAAGGTCTTCTCCAGCATCGTCTCCCAGTCCACCTCGAACGCCTCGGGCACCTGGTCGTCGTACTCGAAGCAGATGACGTCCGGGTCGCGTTTGAACTGCCCGTACAGGTCGTCTCGCTGCGGGTCGAACCCCTCTTCGTCTTCCATCCGGCGGAACCACGAGGGGTGGACCTTCTTCAGATAGAGCCGTTTCGGCTTCGACCCGCGCCCGAAGTTCGTCCCGAGGAAGGCGTTGGCGTACAACGACCCGCGGACCTGCGCGGTCCGCGTGTCGTAGGCGTCGAGGCGCTTGCCGATACCGCCCGGTATCCCCACCTCGTCGAGGGGGAGGTTCCCCTCCTGGAAGTCGGCGATGACCTCGTGGACGTACTCCTTGATGTCCTCGTTGGCCTCCCCGTAGACGATCATCTCGATGACCTCTCGCTGGACTTCCTTCGTAACCTGCGCGATGTCCGAGCGCTTGTACTCGAAGCCGGTGATGTCGATGTCGTCGACGTCCTTTCCCTCCTTCCAGACGATGTGGCCGGCGTAGCGCTTCTTCTTGCCCGCCTGGAAGAACCTGCGATACAGCTTCTCGAACTCTATCTGGAAGCGGTGCTCCTCGCCGCCCTCCAGGTCGACGCCGAGTTCGTCGCGGGCGAACTCGTCGTAGGCGTCGTTGATTCGTTCTTCGACGTCGAACGACCGCTCGATGGCCTCCTCCTTCGACACGTCGGGGCCGAGTTCGAGCATGACGGAATCCGTGTCTCCATATGCGACAGAATGCCCGAGTTCGTTGGCGGTCCGCTGGGTGAACTCGATGACTTCCCGTCCGGTGGCGGTCACGGCGGCGCCCATCTCCTTGTCGTACAGGCGGAAGCGGTCCCACCCCAGCACGCCGTACAGCGAGTTCATGATGACCTTCACCGCGCCCTGTTGTCGGTCGAGTTGCTCGTAGGCCGCGCTGCCGGGGTCGTTCTCGTTCCGGAGTCGCTTCTTCTCCTCTCGCTCTTCGAGGAGTTCGTCCACCATCTCCCGGATGATGCCGTCCGGTTCCTTCCGGAAGTGCGTCCCGTTGGGCGCGCGGAACGTTTCTCCCTCGTACGTCTCGGGGTCGACCTTCGTCTCCGGCGACGCGTTGGTGGTCACCATGCACATCGGGTACAGCGACTTCAGGTCGAGGACGGTGACGTTCTCCTTGACGCCCGTGATGGGGTCGAAGACGGCGCCGCCCTCGTACTCTTCTGCGTCCTGTCGCCCCTTCGACGGCAGGGCGAACTCGCCGTGGACCTTGTGCAGCACGTAGATGTCGACGGTGTCGCCGGGCGTCGTCGCGTCCTCTAACTTACAGCCGACGAACGTCCGCACCTCGTCCCAGAAGGCGACGACGTCCTGCTTTCTGTCTATCTCGACGCAGAGTTCCACGTCGCGGACGTTGTACTCAAGCAGTCGCTTCGGGTCCTCTTCCCACAGGTCGCCGATGTTCCCGGAGTAGCGCTCCTTTCCCACGTCGAGTTCGAGTTCGCCGACGGCGTCCAAGCGATAGGACTCCAACTCGGAGAACTGCGTGCGCTTGTAGGCGTACAGCAGGTCGAACACGACGCGGCCCTTCACGTCGGGGCCGCCCCATCCGCTCCGCCACACCTCGCCGACGCGGGAGAGGCGGTCCGGGTCGAGGTCGTAGTCGGAGGTGGGATTCACCACGTCCAGTCGGTCGAGGAAGTACGGCATGTCGAAGTCGTCGAAGTTCCAGCCGGTGAGCACGTCGGGGTCCGTCTCCTCGATGTACCGGACGAACGCGTCGAGCATCTCCCCCTCGCGGTCGAACGCGCGAATCTCCACCTCGGTGGCGTCGTCCAGCGGTTGGTAGTCGCCGAGGTCGGTCGGCGACTCGACGCCGTCGCCGGCCTCGGGTGCGTTGTAGAGCCACGCGATATATTCGTCGCGGTAGGAGTCGTGGGAGGTGAGACAGATGATGGGCTCTTCGCCCTCCTCGGGGAACCCCGAGCGGTCGTCCACCTCGATGTCGAAGGTGTTCACGCGCAGGTCGGCGTCGACGTCGATGGGGACGACTTCGTCGTGCGGCACCTGGACGGTGCCGTCGTCGAGGCGGCGCGCGGGGACGCAGACGCCGCTCTGGATGTCCTTGTCGATGAGGAGGCGGTTCGGAAAGAGGATGTCCGCCTCGTAGTGGTCGAACTCGTCGCGGATCTGTCCCACGTCCCGCGGCGTGCGCGTGCAGATTTTCGTCAGTTCCTCGCCGCGGATGCTCTCGTACCCCGACTCGGTCCGCGTGATGACCGATTTGTCGAGGAGGTCGTCGTCCAGCGTGTCGGTCGGCGCGTAGAAGTAGGGCTCGAACCCGAGGACGCGGACGTGCTCGGTCTCGTTCTCGCGCGTGCGGCCAAAGACGTGGACGACCGGGTACTCGTTGTTGCCGTTCCCCTCGATGGTGTAATCCACCTGCGTGACGGCGAGTTCGACGGTGCCGTCGGCGTCGGGAAAGCGTATCTCCTCGGAGTCGACGACGTCCGAGACGTGCTGGCTCCCGTCGCCCGCGACGTGTTCGGCCTCGGCCGCCGGCCGCGCGCCGTCCGCGTCGCCGTCGCCGCCACCGCCCCAATCGCCGTCCGTGAGCCCTGCCTGCTTCATGCCGACCCGTTCGGCACTCCCGGCTAAAAACCTCGGCTTTTCGCCGCTGAACCCGCTCGCACCGACTATCGTTAGCGGCAAAATTGCTGTCAGAAAAAGAAGGTGCGCATACGCAACACATTTAGTGTGCCACCTCGTACCACGCTGTACCACCATGACCGACCACGCGAACTCGAAGCGGTCGGACCGGTCGCCTGCCGCGCAGTCGTCGGCGGGCGAAGCGAACGGGCTCGACGACGTCGAGTCCTACGACATCGACGGTGGAGTCGTCTTCTACGACCCGCAGAACCCGCTCGCGTGGGTCGAGACGACTCGGACGATCACGCTGAAGGAGTTCGTGTAGGCGGGCGGGCGCCGAACGCCCAACGTCCGTCGCGGCCGACGCGGCGGGCGGAGCCCCGCTCGACTCCCCGAACGCAACCCCTATTCGTCTCAGCGCCCTCCGCTTGCCCATGCAGACGGTCCGCGACGGCGACGGCAAGCGCTACCTGCTCGTCAAACGCTCCGGCGACTCCAGTCGCGTCCGCGACCCGGAGACGGGCGAAGAGCGGTACGTCGAGAACGACGACGTGACGTTCGAGGGCGACTCCGCGCTCGAAACCGCGGCGTCGGCCGTCTCCGACCCCGTCAGGCGACTGATGACGGCCGTTCACGGCGAGCGCTCGCTCGGCCTCCTGGTCGAACTGGCCGACCGCGAGGCCGTCTCGGTCGTCGAACTGCTGGACGCCTACGACCTCTGCGAGTCCGACCTCCACGGCCTCCTCGGGGAGTTCCGCGCGGCGGGGCTCCTCGAAGAGGCGACCGTGTACGGCGAACGCGGGTACGCCGCGACGGAGACGACGAAGGCGGCGGTGGCGGAGCTTCGCGAGAGGAACGGGGGAGCGGAAGGGTAGTCAGTCGTCCGCGAGCGACTCGGCGGCCGCCAGCGCCGCCGCGTCCTCCTGTCGCACCGACGAGCGGTTGCTCGTCGGGTCCTTCTCCACCGTCACGAGTTCGTCCGCCGCGTCCACCAGTTCCTCGTCGTGGCTGACGATGATTATCTGTCGCACGCCCAACTCGCGCATCTCGTCGACGAGGTCCACGAGGCGCGAGACGTGCCCGGAGTCGAGGAAGACGGTCGGTTCGTCGAGGATGAGGGGCGGCATCGGCGCCGCGCCCTCGATGCCCTCCGCGAGCAGGCGGTAGATGGCGCAGCGTAAGGAGAGGTTGAACAGCGCCCGCTCGCCGCCCGAGAGCTGTTCGGGGTCCAGGGCGGTGCCGTCCTTCTGGAACACCGTCAGCGCGTACTCGCCGTCGAGGCGGATGCGCGAGTAGGCGTCGTTGCCGTAGACGAGGTCGAACGTCTCGTTCAGCATCCGTTCGAGGCTCTCGACGTTGCGCTGGCGCAGGTCCGCGCGCAGGTCGCCGTACATCGCCTCCAACTCCTCTATCTCGGCGTGGAGCGATTCGAGCGCGTCGACGCGCGCGGCGAGTTCCTCGCGGTCCTCGCGGAGCTCCTCCAACTGCGCGAGTTCGCCCTTCACGCCGCCGATGTCGCTCTGGAGTTCGTCGCGTTCTTCCCTTAGACTCGACAGCTCCTCGTCCACCTGCTCGACGTACTCCGCCGCGTTCTCCCGGCGCTCTCTCGCCTCCTCGACCGTCGACTCGTCCACCTCCTCGGCCAGCGACGAGCGGCGCTCCCGCTTCTCGGCCAGCCGCTCCCGCCGCTCGTCGTTCAGGTCGGCGAGGTTCTCGCGCCGCTCTTCGAGGCGGTCTATCTCCGATTCGGTCTCTTCGAGCGCGGAGCGCCGGTCGGAGAGCGCGTCGAGGCGCTCCTCGGCGTCCGCGACCGCCTCTACCTCGGCTTCGAGGTCCGAGACGGTCTCCGCGGCCTCCTCGGCGGCCTCGGCCTGCGTCGACGCCGCCGAACGCTTCTCCTCGGCCTCCGCGTCGAGTTCCTCGGCCGCCTCGCGCAGTGACTCCGCCTCGGTCCGGCGCTCTTCGAGGGCCTCCGCGGCGTCGTCGATGCGCTCTTCGAACAGGTCCCGGCTGTTCCGGAGTTCGCCGACCCGGTTCTCCGCCTCGACCAGTTCCTCCGCCCGCTCGGCCTTCGATTCGAGCGCCTCGCGCCGCTCGCGGAGGTCCGAGAGCGTCGCCTCCAACTCCTCCATGCGCGCCTCGTACTCGCCGATGGCGTCGACGTGGGGGGAGTCCTCGACGGGCTGGCCGCACTCGGGACACTTGCCCGCCGCGCGGAGGTCTTTCGCCTCCGAGAGCCTGTCGCGGACGTTCTCCAGTTCGGCGTTCGCCTCGGTGAGTCGCTCGCGCACGCCGGCCAGCGTCTCTCGGATCTGCTCGCGGTGCGCCGACGCCTCGCCGAGTTCGGCGGGCGCGTCCGCGAACTCGCCTTCGAGGGCGTCGAGTTCGTCCTCCAGTTCGTCGAGGCGGGCCCTGCGCGATTCGAGTTCGTCTTCGGCCTCCTCGGCGGCGTCGTCCAGTTCGCCCGCGCGGGAGCGCTTCTCGGCCGCCCGCGATTCGAACTCCTCGGCGCGTTCGCGGAGCTTCTCGGCCTGATTCGACAGCATCGTCCGGCGCTGGCGCGCGTCGGTCAGTTGCTCGCGCACCTCCGCCTCGCGGGCGTCGAGTTCCTCGCGCCGGTCGGCCACGGCGTCCGCCGTCGCCTCGTCGAGGTCCGCCTCCGAGCGCAGGTCGTCGACGCGGGCGCGGAGTTCTTCGACCCTGTCGCGCGCCTCGCCGACCTCGCTCCGGAGCGACTCCCGCGTCTGCTCGTCCGCCTCGACGGTCTCGCGCAGGTCGGCGATGTCCCCGTCGAGGTCGTCCAGTTCCGCGCGCTTCTCGCGGTAGGATTCGAGGACGTCCTCGGCGTCTTCGCGCGTCGACACCGCCTTCTCGCGCTGTTCCTCGTAGTTCCCTATCTTCGCGTCGACCTCGCCGAGTTCGGTCTCCAGGGCGTTCAGCCGCGCGTGGAGGTCGGCGTCCTCCTTGGCTTCTATCTGCGAGTCGACCTTCGAGAGGCCGCCGCGCCGTTCGGTCAGGACGTCCTCGACGCCGAGGCGGGCGTTGCCCGCGCGGACGCGGTACTCCTCCAGTTTGCCGAGTTGGAGGAGTTCGTCTATCGTGTCCTGCCGCTGGGCGGGCGTCGCGTTGATGAGTTTGTTCACCTCGCCCTGCCGGACGTACGCGCAGTTGACGAACGCCTCGGCGTCCATCCGCAGGAGGTCGGTGACGAACCCGCGCACGTCGCGGGAGCCGTCGACCGTCGTCTCCGGACCTTCGAGGACGCACTTCGCCGTCTGGACCCGGTCGCCCGACTTCCGGAGGCGGCGCTCGACGTGGTAGGAGCCGCCGTCGTGGGTGAACCACAACTCGATTTCGGCCTCCTCGGTGCCGGTCGTCATCACGTCCTCCAGCGTCTCGTCCAGCGCGTGCGCGCCGTACAGCGCGAAGAAGCACGCCTCCAAGAGCGAGGACTTCCCGCTGCCGTTCAGCCCGTGGATGACGGTGACGCCGTCGGTCAGGTCGAGGTCGGTTTCCGCGTACGGCTTGAAGTTCTGTAGTCGAATCCGGTCGAAGCGCATCTAGAAGTCCTCCATGGTGAACTGGCCGTTCGACGAGTCGTCCGCCGCCTCCTCCGCGCCGGCGTCGGACGCGTCGTCTTCGCTCCCGAGTTCCGCGTTGCTCGGGTCGTCCGGTTCGTCCGGTTCGTCCGACTCCGCGTCATCGGAGTTCTCGTCCGCTTCTTCGACGGCGACTTCCCCGCCGTCCGTCTCGCCCGGCCCCGCCTCGACGGCACCTGCGTCCGGCGCGTTCTCGGGGGGTCGCTCCTCGTCCGCTGCGGTCTCGGAGTCGGGTTCGGCGGCGTCTGCGCCCGCACCGTCGTCCGCTCCGCTTTCGGCGTCGGCGTCAGACTCGCCACCGTCACCGCTCTCGGCCGGCGAGAACGCGGCGAGGTCACCGTCCTCGACCAGCGAGTCGACGCGGGTCTTCACCTCCTCGCGGACCTTCGAGTCGGCCGTCTTGCTCGCGCGGACCGTCTCCTCGACGTCGCGGGCGGCCGTCGACAGGCCGAGGTCGGTTACTCGCTCCCGAACCGCGTCGTCGGGGTCCGCGAACGAGACGCTCAGTTCCGACTCGGTCTCGACCTGTCGGCGGTCGGTCACGCGGGCGACGAGCGCCCCTCGTTCGCTCAGGAACTCCTCGACGGAGGCGGGCGTCACGGGTTCGCCCGCGCCGGTTATCTCCACGATGGCGACGGCGTCGGTCACGTCGTGCTGGCGGATCTGCTCGCGGACGCGTTCGGCGCCCTCGCCCTCCGCGAGGTCCACCGAGACGAACGCGAACGGTCGCGTGTCGAGCGAGCGTCGGCGGATGTCCACCTCCTCGCCGAACGCGACGAGGTTGTAGCCGCGGGCCGCCTCCTCGGCGGCGCTGGCGCGTTCGGTCGACCCGCAGTAGGTCACCCACGTCCCCAGCACCTCCTCGGTACCCGGCGCGTGGTTGTCGCCGACGAGGAAGGCGTCGAAGTCGACGTTCGATTCGCCCAACACGGTCTCGGTGTCCCAGTCGGCGTGCGCGAACGGCGTGAACAGGCCGTGGCCGACGAGGGCGGCGTGGGCGGCGTCGTGCGGTTCGAAGTCGTAGGTCAGTTCGTCGCGCCGGGATTTCGGGACGTGGTCGAGGCCGTAGAACGCCGTGTCGCCGACGAGTCGAGGGGCGGCGCCGAGGCGTTCGGCGAGGCCGAGGCTCTCGAAGAGGTCCAGCCACTGCCCGCCGCGGGTCGACTCGTGGTTGCCGACGACGGCGAGGAAGGGAATGCCCGCGTCGTCGAGGTCCCTGAGGACGTCGATGGTTCCCAACAGGTCGCGGAGTTCCGGTCGCCGGTCGTGGAACAGGTCGCCCGCGTGGACGACGGCGTCCACCCCTTCTTCGACCGCGTCGTCGACCACCTGCTCGAAGGCGTCGAGGAAGTCCCGTCGCCGTTCGGGCGAGTGGTACTGCTGGTACCCCACGTGGGTGTCCCCGGTGTGTATCACCCGTGTCATCTGTCCGCGGATTGGTCGGTCCGGGGTAAAACGATGTCGCGACCGGAGCGGAAGTGGTCGCCGTCGTCTCCTCGCGGCCCGCGGACCCCGACCGATTCGCCGTCCGGTGCCGTCTCCTTTCCGTTCTCGTCGGCGTCCTCGTTCCCGTCCTCGCCCTCGGGACCGAACGCTCGTCCGATAGCCGAATCGAGTCGCCGGTGGGTCGAAAGCGCCCGTCGTCCCCGCTCGGCGGTCGCTGCCGCGTCCCCGTCCGGCGGCGCTCCGCGCCCCGAACCCGCGGCCGCCTCGCTCTCGGCGTCGGCCACGGCCCGGGCGAGTTCGGGGAGTCGACCCGCGCGGAGGAACGCCGCGGCGTCGACTGCGGACGCCGTCGCCGCCTCGGCCTCGGCGACCGTCTCGCGATACCTCGGCGGCGGCGACGACGGAGCGCCGGTCGCCAGCGCTCTGAGCGCGGTGTGCACGGCATCGGGAGACGGCGCGGGCGTCTCCGGTCTCGAATCGGCGTCGTCCGGCGGGG
This Halogeometricum sp. S3BR5-2 DNA region includes the following protein-coding sequences:
- a CDS encoding DNA-directed DNA polymerase, yielding MKQAGLTDGDWGGGGDGDADGARPAAEAEHVAGDGSQHVSDVVDSEEIRFPDADGTVELAVTQVDYTIEGNGNNEYPVVHVFGRTRENETEHVRVLGFEPYFYAPTDTLDDDLLDKSVITRTESGYESIRGEELTKICTRTPRDVGQIRDEFDHYEADILFPNRLLIDKDIQSGVCVPARRLDDGTVQVPHDEVVPIDVDADLRVNTFDIEVDDRSGFPEEGEEPIICLTSHDSYRDEYIAWLYNAPEAGDGVESPTDLGDYQPLDDATEVEIRAFDREGEMLDAFVRYIEETDPDVLTGWNFDDFDMPYFLDRLDVVNPTSDYDLDPDRLSRVGEVWRSGWGGPDVKGRVVFDLLYAYKRTQFSELESYRLDAVGELELDVGKERYSGNIGDLWEEDPKRLLEYNVRDVELCVEIDRKQDVVAFWDEVRTFVGCKLEDATTPGDTVDIYVLHKVHGEFALPSKGRQDAEEYEGGAVFDPITGVKENVTVLDLKSLYPMCMVTTNASPETKVDPETYEGETFRAPNGTHFRKEPDGIIREMVDELLEEREEKKRLRNENDPGSAAYEQLDRQQGAVKVIMNSLYGVLGWDRFRLYDKEMGAAVTATGREVIEFTQRTANELGHSVAYGDTDSVMLELGPDVSKEEAIERSFDVEERINDAYDEFARDELGVDLEGGEEHRFQIEFEKLYRRFFQAGKKKRYAGHIVWKEGKDVDDIDITGFEYKRSDIAQVTKEVQREVIEMIVYGEANEDIKEYVHEVIADFQEGNLPLDEVGIPGGIGKRLDAYDTRTAQVRGSLYANAFLGTNFGRGSKPKRLYLKKVHPSWFRRMEDEEGFDPQRDDLYGQFKRDPDVICFEYDDQVPEAFEVDWETMLEKTLEGPIARIIEALGMSWDEVKSGQQQTGLGSFM
- the sufB gene encoding Fe-S cluster assembly protein SufB, with the protein product MSSDQDHLKETDTEARFEFKKEQNSSFQTEKGLTEETVRVISEDKDEPEWMLQRRLRALKQFQEMPMPTDWPGQPDLSEVDVNEIVPYIRPDVETRGSVDDWTDLPDDIKDTFDKLGIPEAEKNALSGVGAQYESEVVYQNMQERWQEKGVVFMNMDQAVQEHEDIVKEYFMTKCVPPSDNKFAALHGAIWSGGSFVYVPEDTTVDMPVQAYFRMNSEGMGQFEHTLIVAEEGSEVHYIEGCSAPKYSAFNLHSGGVEVFVGEDAHVQYSTVQNWSKNTYNLNTKRAIVEKNGRMEWISGSMGSKATMLYPATILKGRGASDNHITIAFAGEGQNIDTGAKVYHNAPDTKSTIESKSISKDGGRTNYRGLVHISEGAENSSTAVECDALMFDNESTSDTMPYMEINESTVDVAHEATVGKIGDEDIFYLQSRGLDDDDAKQMIVSGFIEPITEELPIEYAVELNRLVELEMEGSLG
- a CDS encoding DUF7331 family protein encodes the protein MTDHANSKRSDRSPAAQSSAGEANGLDDVESYDIDGGVVFYDPQNPLAWVETTRTITLKEFV
- the sufD gene encoding Fe-S cluster assembly protein SufD, coding for MSAQLPASLSEETVREISEGRDEPEWLLETRLNALEALETVDLPDVIQTPGRRWTNLEALDFEDLVDPLNQSDETERVTDEGVHVLPFTEAFDEFGDVLEENFGQTVAPESNYLTALSTALFTTGTFIYVPEGVDAKDVKVRAEMNSKSLFSHTLVVTEDSSSVTILERIESGGSTEGDRYFSNLVEIATGENSYVQYGSLQNLDDDTYHYTLKRGDADVYGTINWIEGNMGSRLTRSDVETELNGDSSETQIVGAFFGHEDQHLDLNARVWHQAENTTADLVTRGVLDDEARSVYEGVQDVGRDAWNTSSYQRENTLMLSDESEADASPKLIIHNHDTEASHSATVGQVDKEDLFYMTSRSVPERTARNMLVEGFFVPVLDEIAVDEFREDLEELISARLR
- a CDS encoding ABC transporter ATP-binding protein; amino-acid sequence: MATLEIKNLHAQVAEEGGEKILRGVDLEVKSGEIHALMGPNGSGKSTTSKVIAGHPAYEVTDGEILLHLEEDEFGDELEIPEDKRTWNLLDLEPNERAALGIFLGFQYPAEIEGVTMTNFLRTALNAKLEEREELFEGDEDEEAEADDEESGYETSPMEGPADEGEIGVAEFQQLLKEKMELLDMDEKFAQRYLNAGFSGGEKKQNEVLQAAILEPSIAVLDEIDSGLDIDRLQDVSNGINALRDEQGTGILQITHYQRILEYVEPDHVHIMLDGEIAKSGDASLAEQLEDEGYDWVREDVYGTA
- a CDS encoding DUF7346 family protein, whose product is MQTVRDGDGKRYLLVKRSGDSSRVRDPETGEERYVENDDVTFEGDSALETAASAVSDPVRRLMTAVHGERSLGLLVELADREAVSVVELLDAYDLCESDLHGLLGEFRAAGLLEEATVYGERGYAATETTKAAVAELRERNGGAEG